One window of Botrimarina mediterranea genomic DNA carries:
- a CDS encoding quinol:electron acceptor oxidoreductase subunit ActD: protein MSEIANLDVTHEPKRLGLLAQFAGPDELIAAADKVTDAGYKNVEAYAPFAVIGIDEALKAKKTILPWIVFCMGLSGCLIGITMQCYMNGMEGSWWLAGYEFLISGKPFFSIPAFIPVTFELTILLSAFGSFFGMLALNKLPRLFNPLLRSERFADVTTDGFFLFVEAADAKYAEAETEAFLTSVGATGVEAINDVVEGRSLPAAIHLAGACVATAALLVPLYLWMTSSTTTSLPRISLFKDMEHQAKFQAQQPSPIFDDGRSMREPIKGTVARGRNLDDVELYYGERAELSVAGGPGRGDLRFASFNNDGRTRAQFVAEGDEEDGEAAAPAPAAGEPEEKDWVTDFPAAIKITQETMDRGEQRFNIYCATCHGLTGAGDGLITQRAMSLNQGTWTQPTSLHVEAVTTQPVGRIFNTISNGIRKMPGYKEQISAEDRWAIVLYLQALQRSQKATAEDLPADKLREISNLKK from the coding sequence ATGAGCGAAATCGCCAATCTCGACGTCACGCACGAGCCGAAGCGCCTCGGCCTGCTTGCGCAGTTCGCCGGGCCCGACGAGTTGATCGCCGCGGCCGATAAGGTCACCGACGCCGGCTACAAGAACGTCGAGGCCTACGCGCCGTTCGCCGTCATCGGCATCGACGAGGCCCTCAAGGCGAAGAAGACCATCCTCCCGTGGATCGTTTTCTGCATGGGCCTCTCGGGGTGCCTCATCGGCATCACGATGCAGTGCTACATGAATGGCATGGAGGGTTCGTGGTGGCTGGCGGGCTACGAGTTCCTCATCAGCGGCAAGCCGTTCTTCAGCATCCCGGCTTTCATCCCGGTGACGTTCGAGCTGACGATTCTGCTCAGCGCGTTCGGCTCGTTCTTCGGCATGCTGGCGCTGAACAAGTTGCCGCGGTTATTCAACCCGCTGCTACGCTCCGAGCGATTCGCCGACGTGACGACCGACGGGTTCTTCTTGTTCGTCGAGGCGGCTGACGCCAAGTACGCCGAGGCCGAGACCGAGGCGTTCCTCACGTCGGTCGGCGCCACGGGTGTCGAAGCGATCAACGACGTTGTCGAAGGCCGGTCGCTGCCCGCCGCGATCCATCTCGCCGGCGCGTGCGTGGCGACCGCGGCGCTGCTGGTCCCGCTCTATCTGTGGATGACCTCGAGCACGACGACGTCGCTGCCGCGGATCTCGCTGTTCAAGGACATGGAGCACCAGGCCAAGTTCCAGGCCCAGCAGCCCTCGCCGATTTTCGACGACGGCCGCTCGATGCGCGAGCCGATCAAGGGGACCGTCGCCCGCGGCCGCAACCTCGACGACGTCGAGTTGTACTACGGCGAGCGCGCCGAATTGTCGGTCGCCGGCGGCCCCGGTCGTGGCGACCTGCGGTTCGCTTCCTTCAACAACGACGGCCGCACCCGAGCGCAGTTCGTCGCCGAGGGCGATGAGGAGGACGGCGAAGCCGCCGCCCCGGCGCCGGCAGCGGGCGAGCCCGAGGAGAAGGACTGGGTCACCGACTTCCCGGCGGCCATCAAGATCACGCAGGAAACGATGGACCGCGGCGAACAGCGGTTCAACATCTACTGCGCCACTTGCCACGGCCTGACCGGCGCAGGCGACGGCCTCATCACTCAACGGGCGATGAGCCTCAACCAAGGCACCTGGACGCAGCCCACCAGCCTCCATGTCGAGGCGGTCACCACCCAGCCGGTGGGCCGTATCTTCAACACCATCAGCAACGGCATCCGCAAGATGCCGGGCTACAAAGAACAGATCAGCGCCGAAGACCGCTGGGCAATCGTCCTCTACCTGCAGGCGCTGCAGCGCTCGCAGAAGGCGACCGCCGAAGACCTGCCGGCCGACAAACTCCGCGAAATCAGTAACTTGAAGAAGTGA